The genomic window ATGCATGTGAAATGGGACACCTGGACGTGGTCAAACTTCTAGTTCAGTTCAATGCTGACCCTGATATCACTGATTCCTGGGGAAACAGTGCCCTCATGTATGCTGCATTTTCTGGGCAAAGCCAGGTTTTGGAGTTTCTGGTCAGGGCTTTCAAAAGACTGGGACTGAGGCTGGACAGGACCAATAATGCTGGCCACTCAGCCATTGAGGTTGCCAGCTTCTTTGGGCACAGTCAGTGCGTCCAGATTCTGAACTTTCCTTGCAGGAGAAGTGTTGCTACAGATGATCCACTTGTTGATGCGAGTACCACTCAGGAGGGTGAGTGCCGTCTGCCCCGCAGGCTCCCCAGGCAGGTTCTGGAGAGGTTCTccaaacagttaaataatgaaGACCAATTGCCTGGGGTATTTCAGAGACAGCTGAAAATTGGCGACAGCAATGGAGTGTGGAACCGTTTCCGATGTCCCAGGAGCCAATCTCAAGAGGAAAACCATCGCCACAGCTGGGCTCTGCCTCCTCAGCTTGAGAAAAGCCAAACTGAGGGGGATCACAGCATTCTCCTCACAACCAAGCAGCTGCAAAACTGCCACTTTAGAGAGCTAAGGGGGACTAAAACACTGAACTCTTTTCCTGAGCCAAGCCAGAAAGATGTCAGCCGAGACACTGGACTCCCAAGAGCAAGCCACCAGCGAGTTTTCCTCTCTGGGGCAAAGCAAAGTCATTTAACCTGGACCTTCTGAGCAGCAGAAAGCAGTCCTATCAGGGTGATGTGCGTGACATGAGCCTGTCAAGCCAGCAAATTAAAGAGAGCCTCACTGCAGGATGAGAGATGCCTGATAGATAAGATGCGACTGTCATGGGAACACCAGGCTTGACAAACGATGCTGACAAAATTGTCTCGTGGCCAAACCTCTTTTAAACAGCAAGAATCAGCCTGCACGAGTGCCAGAGGAGATGTCCAAATCTAAGAATGAAGAGGCTAATGATATGGCTTTCACTGAGCAGACGAGAGCAGCAGAAAAGGGGCAGCTTTGGTGCGACTGCCAGACACAACAAGTTACTTCCTGCCAGGGGAGAAATTGAGTCAGGGGAAGCTCCCCCAACCGTACCCCGGGATTTCACGGGCCTGG from Astatotilapia calliptera chromosome 20, fAstCal1.2, whole genome shotgun sequence includes these protein-coding regions:
- the ankrd63 gene encoding ankyrin repeat domain-containing protein 63 — protein: MMRPKDLRQGSGTKTFLDAMHGGKVHLARFILDALDGRIINSKTENSRTPLMHAVCLQDPGTRAKFTRLLLEKGADVNCQDEDGRTALSHACEMGHLDVVKLLVQFNADPDITDSWGNSALMYAAFSGQSQVLEFLVRAFKRLGLRLDRTNNAGHSAIEVASFFGHSQCVQILNFPCRRSVATDDPLVDASTTQEGECRLPRRLPRQVLERFSKQLNNEDQLPGVFQRQLKIGDSNGVWNRFRCPRSQSQEENHRHSWALPPQLEKSQTEGDHSILLTTKQLQNCHFRELRGTKTLNSFPEPSQKDVSRDTGLPRASHQRVFLSGAKQSHLTWTF